In the uncultured Methanobacterium sp. genome, one interval contains:
- a CDS encoding TetR/AcrR family transcriptional regulator, whose product MAIQDRREREKEQRRKDIFKAAEKLFLSRGYDDVSMNDIASAVELSKATLYLYFDNKEELFFAIVRRGNLILNSMIKKAVENAQTGIDKVSAFRMAHHEFNRDYPDYIRIYNYFQSGRFDIAESYDITDINNSIDLKYSCIPGGTYTRTMYNLEDFSMKNASEYLKDILKMRSERFSIMCNSVTTGINDGTIRPDVDPAEAAILLSSISKSMSDIPQDHEKILENKGINHDKFIVDVEKMIRHMIKNKDK is encoded by the coding sequence ATGGCCATTCAAGACCGGAGGGAAAGGGAGAAGGAACAGAGGAGAAAAGATATTTTTAAGGCCGCTGAAAAATTATTTTTATCAAGGGGCTATGACGATGTTTCCATGAATGATATTGCCAGTGCAGTCGAATTAAGCAAAGCCACACTCTACCTCTACTTTGATAACAAGGAAGAACTTTTTTTTGCCATAGTCAGGAGGGGCAACCTGATCCTGAATTCAATGATCAAAAAAGCAGTTGAAAATGCACAGACCGGAATTGATAAAGTTTCAGCATTCAGAATGGCCCATCATGAATTTAACCGGGATTACCCCGATTATATCCGCATTTATAACTATTTTCAGTCTGGAAGATTTGATATAGCTGAAAGCTATGACATAACTGATATCAACAATTCCATTGACTTAAAGTACAGCTGTATACCAGGAGGCACGTACACCAGAACTATGTACAATTTAGAGGACTTTTCCATGAAAAATGCCAGTGAATATCTGAAAGATATTCTTAAAATGCGTAGCGAAAGGTTTTCAATCATGTGCAACTCTGTAACAACCGGGATCAATGACGGAACCATCCGCCCGGATGTGGACCCTGCAGAAGCAGCTATTTTATTATCATCAATCTCAAAAAGCATGTCTGATATCCCTCAGGACCATGAAAAAATACTGGAAAACAAAGGAATCAACCACGACAAATTTATTGTAGACGTTGAAAAGATGATTCGTCATATGATAAAAAACAAAGATAAATGA
- a CDS encoding TetR/AcrR family transcriptional regulator, whose protein sequence is MSTAARRIREKEQRKQSIIDAAEKLFFTKGYDNVSMNDIAKEVELNRATLYIYFKNKEALCFAVILRGVKILNEMVKNNVKSAADTQKINAMGKSYYTFFSLYPQYFEVYTYFQSGRFGSDVVGLRRPAWDDVREITRLQKEIFDILHLAIRNGIKRRKFSSKLDPLYATFLVMNALDAVLNPTPMVMKELKDREINLYKFEADFMYFVNELLKNKEL, encoded by the coding sequence ATGTCAACAGCAGCCAGGAGGATACGAGAGAAGGAACAGAGAAAACAATCTATCATTGACGCTGCTGAGAAGTTATTTTTCACCAAGGGTTATGATAACGTTTCCATGAACGATATTGCCAAAGAAGTGGAGTTGAACCGGGCCACTCTTTATATTTATTTTAAAAATAAAGAAGCATTGTGTTTTGCAGTTATCTTGCGTGGAGTTAAAATACTGAATGAAATGGTTAAAAATAACGTGAAATCCGCTGCCGATACTCAGAAAATCAATGCCATGGGGAAATCGTATTACACCTTCTTCAGTTTATACCCCCAATACTTTGAGGTTTATACTTATTTTCAATCAGGAAGATTTGGATCAGATGTTGTTGGTCTAAGACGTCCTGCATGGGATGATGTAAGAGAAATAACCAGGTTACAAAAAGAAATATTTGATATACTCCACCTGGCCATAAGAAATGGAATTAAAAGGAGAAAATTCTCTTCAAAACTTGATCCTTTATACGCAACCTTTTTGGTTATGAATGCACTGGATGCTGTTTTGAATCCTACACCAATGGTTATGAAAGAACTCAAAGATAGAGAAATTAATTTATATAAATTTGAAGCAGATTTCATGTATTTTGTTAATGAATTACTTAAAAATAAAGAATTATAA
- a CDS encoding pro-sigmaK processing inhibitor BofA family protein: MEILTLVIIGVVLLVVGIFFAGILLKLGKIALSILLHMVIGWVLLFIWNILPFFKIPINILTMLVAGFGGVIGVAVLILAKALGLY; this comes from the coding sequence ATGGAAATTCTGACCCTGGTGATCATTGGAGTAGTCCTATTAGTTGTGGGAATATTTTTTGCCGGCATCCTGTTAAAGCTGGGAAAGATTGCCCTGAGCATCCTGTTGCATATGGTAATAGGATGGGTACTCCTCTTCATCTGGAACATCCTCCCATTTTTCAAAATCCCCATCAATATACTCACCATGCTGGTGGCAGGTTTTGGTGGAGTAATCGGGGTGGCTGTGCTTATTTTAGCTAAAGCATTAGGTTTATATTAA
- a CDS encoding NAD(P)/FAD-dependent oxidoreductase — MLETDILIIGAGPAGSMAAKHAALNGAKVLLVDKKSEIGAPKRCAEGVSKDGLKRLGVTPNPRWIASDINQVRLVSPNGTDVLLDEDKVKLSEVGYVLERKVFDKHLAMDAARAGVQIMVKTIALGMSKENDGIVVQLEHMGTPFEIKAKIVIGADGPESRVGRWAGLKTGLKPGNMESCAQFEMVGVDMKQPGCLELIFGSTAPGGYAWIFPKGDDIANVGLGILSTKTDKTAYQHLLEFVDKYPGTQNAQPVELNVGGDPVGGLHKELIADNVLITGDAAGMVNPLDGGGIISGMTGGSIAGEVAAQAISDGDYSKKNLKEYQERCQKEIGDSFKKYLKAKEYLLSLSDKELDSIADAFNESDFDRISPTDLLKVLVKVSPKAMLKLGKLF, encoded by the coding sequence ATGTTGGAAACAGATATCCTGATCATAGGAGCTGGCCCTGCCGGTTCCATGGCTGCCAAACATGCGGCTTTAAACGGAGCAAAAGTACTCCTGGTCGATAAAAAATCAGAAATTGGGGCCCCTAAAAGATGTGCAGAAGGAGTATCCAAGGACGGATTAAAGAGGTTAGGAGTAACCCCCAATCCTCGATGGATAGCCAGTGACATTAACCAAGTGCGCCTGGTTTCACCCAATGGAACTGACGTACTCCTGGACGAGGATAAGGTTAAACTATCTGAGGTGGGTTACGTTCTGGAGAGGAAAGTCTTCGACAAACACCTGGCCATGGATGCAGCCCGTGCAGGTGTCCAGATCATGGTTAAAACCATAGCCCTTGGCATGAGCAAAGAAAATGATGGGATCGTTGTCCAGCTGGAACACATGGGAACTCCCTTTGAAATAAAAGCCAAAATAGTGATAGGTGCCGATGGACCAGAATCAAGAGTAGGTAGATGGGCCGGTCTTAAAACCGGTTTAAAACCAGGTAACATGGAATCCTGCGCCCAGTTTGAAATGGTGGGTGTGGATATGAAACAACCGGGCTGCCTCGAACTCATATTTGGAAGCACAGCTCCAGGGGGTTACGCATGGATATTCCCTAAAGGTGATGATATAGCCAACGTGGGTTTAGGAATTTTAAGCACGAAAACCGATAAAACAGCCTACCAGCACCTTCTGGAGTTTGTGGATAAATACCCCGGGACCCAGAATGCCCAGCCTGTGGAACTGAATGTGGGTGGTGACCCAGTGGGAGGACTCCACAAAGAATTAATTGCTGACAACGTCCTCATTACTGGAGACGCTGCCGGAATGGTAAATCCCCTGGATGGTGGGGGTATCATCAGCGGAATGACCGGAGGGAGTATAGCAGGTGAGGTGGCTGCACAGGCCATTTCAGATGGAGATTACTCTAAAAAGAACCTTAAGGAATACCAGGAACGCTGCCAGAAAGAGATAGGAGACTCATTTAAGAAATATCTCAAGGCCAAAGAATACCTCTTAAGCCTTTCTGATAAAGAGCTGGATTCCATTGCAGATGCCTTCAATGAAAGTGATTTTGACCGGATAAGCCCAACTGATCTGTTGAAAGTACTGGTTAAGGTATCCCCCAAAGCAATGCTCAAGTTAGGTAAATTATTCTAA
- the mcrD gene encoding methyl-coenzyme M reductase operon protein D: MEPIKAIDVKIFPHRRLKPGTTEIILNELLELEGVLRFLVNGESLPKVVGYGPARGTSVNHPDRKIITVKGKEVELLVSVGEIVVTIRHENLEEFVEQTNSILEENLNFGFDVGVGIFTRTKTTVSDHLKVGYGIEEHIDPSLIGIVDPKTNSKETVKLIGD, from the coding sequence ATGGAACCAATCAAGGCAATTGATGTGAAAATATTTCCTCACCGCCGCCTGAAACCAGGAACCACTGAGATAATTCTCAATGAGTTACTGGAACTGGAGGGAGTTTTACGATTTTTAGTAAACGGAGAATCCCTACCCAAAGTTGTGGGATACGGTCCTGCACGGGGAACCAGTGTTAACCATCCTGATAGAAAGATCATTACTGTGAAAGGAAAAGAAGTTGAACTTTTAGTTTCTGTTGGAGAAATAGTAGTCACCATAAGACATGAAAACCTGGAAGAATTTGTTGAGCAAACAAACTCCATCCTCGAAGAAAACCTGAATTTCGGTTTTGATGTAGGAGTAGGTATTTTCACCAGAACAAAGACTACTGTATCGGATCATTTGAAAGTAGGCTACGGTATTGAAGAACATATTGATCCCAGCCTAATAGGAATAGTAGATCCAAAGACCAATTCCAAAGAAACTGTGAAGTTAATAGGTGATTGA
- a CDS encoding MFS transporter, whose protein sequence is MGKSVQNEYEIPDNVYKNKNAILITVLIGIFMSVLDGYMVTIALPTITTQFNINLSYSQWIITGYLAVMTGFFIIFGKISEYTGKTKLFIAGWILFTLSSLACGFATSINTLIIFRIIQATGAAMVAGVSGAIIFHSFPPTEIGKALGYFGAVVAIGSLVGPGVGGFITSTIGWPYIFLINVPIGIFLLICAFKYLKIPETTTPHLHLDWIGAISLVIMVTTLMLACGELAQTLTISTPLIAYGALFILALITFIWQESRSGNPLLEIGLFHNKKFTLPVLSVFIFSVALNMAIVIGPFYLQGVMSYSPSQVGLLFMLVPLAMMFASPLGGKLYDKYHSKYASGLSMAISAISFILLGYGYLIANLGIVIGSLFLWGIGQGLFTSPNSTETMISLPREKTAIASSVSTTAKSLGGALGVSFASILTLVGLNIAGYNGNMLLAGSQLLSSSISTIMFIAGGLCIIATITSILRNVKGV, encoded by the coding sequence ATGGGAAAATCAGTTCAAAATGAATATGAAATACCTGATAACGTTTACAAAAATAAGAATGCAATTTTAATCACAGTTTTAATAGGCATATTTATGTCGGTGCTGGATGGGTACATGGTAACTATAGCACTACCAACCATCACCACCCAGTTTAACATTAACTTATCGTATTCACAGTGGATCATAACCGGTTATCTGGCAGTGATGACTGGATTCTTTATTATTTTTGGAAAAATTTCCGAATACACTGGAAAAACAAAACTATTCATAGCAGGATGGATTTTATTCACCCTAAGCTCTTTAGCATGCGGTTTTGCCACCAGTATTAACACACTTATCATTTTCCGCATAATCCAGGCCACCGGCGCCGCAATGGTTGCCGGTGTGTCCGGGGCCATTATATTCCACTCATTTCCACCAACTGAAATTGGAAAGGCACTGGGCTATTTTGGGGCTGTAGTGGCAATTGGATCTTTAGTGGGTCCCGGAGTAGGTGGTTTCATCACCAGTACCATTGGATGGCCTTATATATTTTTAATTAACGTCCCTATAGGAATTTTTTTACTGATTTGTGCCTTTAAATATCTGAAAATTCCTGAAACCACAACACCACACCTTCACCTGGACTGGATAGGTGCGATTTCTCTGGTTATAATGGTGACAACATTAATGTTAGCCTGCGGAGAACTTGCCCAAACCCTGACCATCAGCACCCCATTAATTGCATACGGGGCCCTATTCATTTTAGCACTCATCACATTCATCTGGCAGGAATCACGGAGTGGAAACCCCCTGTTAGAGATAGGCTTATTCCACAACAAAAAGTTCACACTGCCAGTTCTGAGTGTGTTCATTTTCTCGGTGGCCTTGAACATGGCCATTGTAATTGGACCTTTCTACCTTCAAGGGGTCATGAGTTACAGTCCTTCACAGGTGGGTTTATTATTCATGCTGGTACCCCTGGCAATGATGTTCGCATCACCACTTGGAGGCAAACTGTACGATAAGTACCATTCTAAATACGCATCAGGACTCAGCATGGCGATATCAGCAATTTCATTCATTTTACTGGGCTATGGGTACTTAATTGCAAACCTGGGCATAGTTATCGGTTCTTTATTCCTGTGGGGAATTGGACAGGGCCTATTCACCAGTCCTAACAGTACTGAAACCATGATTTCCCTTCCCCGTGAAAAAACAGCCATAGCATCCAGTGTTTCAACCACGGCCAAAAGTCTGGGAGGAGCATTAGGGGTTTCATTTGCCAGTATTCTCACCCTGGTTGGGCTGAATATCGCAGGATACAATGGAAATATGTTACTAGCAGGATCACAACTACTTTCCAGCTCCATAAGCACTATCATGTTCATAGCTGGAGGGTTATGCATCATAGCCACCATAACATCTATTTTAAGGAATGTTAAAGGGGTTTAA
- the mcrB gene encoding coenzyme-B sulfoethylthiotransferase subunit beta, which translates to MPTYEDKIDLYGADGKLLESDVPLEAVSPMLNPTIENIVQEVKRSVAVNLAGIEKSLEKAAYGGKSNFIPGRELKLPIVENVAILAGKIEKMIRVDDEDDFNLKLINKGDQLLVQLPSQRMKMAGDYTVSTMVTGSAVVQAIIDTFNVDKFDASAIKTAVLGKYPQSVDFSGANVSALLGPPQMLEGMGYGLRNIMANHVVAITKKNTLNAVALSSLLEQTANFEMGDAIGAFERFHLLGLAYQGLNANNLVFDLVKQNGKGTVGTVVTSLVERAVDDGVIKVAKTMPSGYSIYEPVDWALWNAYAAAGLMSSVIVNIGASRAAQGVASTLLYYNDILEFETSLPGVDYGRVEGTGVGMSFFSHSIYGGGGPGIFHGNHVVTRHSKGFAVPCTAAAMCMDAGTQMFSPEMTSGMVGNIYSDIEYFKEPLKYIADGAREIKDQI; encoded by the coding sequence ATGCCAACCTATGAAGACAAAATAGACCTATATGGCGCAGATGGAAAGCTTTTAGAGAGCGATGTCCCTTTAGAAGCAGTAAGTCCAATGTTAAACCCCACAATTGAAAATATTGTGCAGGAAGTCAAGCGATCCGTTGCAGTTAACTTGGCCGGGATTGAAAAATCACTGGAAAAGGCAGCTTACGGCGGTAAATCTAATTTTATTCCAGGACGAGAATTAAAACTACCTATTGTAGAAAACGTCGCTATCCTGGCAGGAAAAATTGAAAAAATGATCCGTGTTGATGATGAAGACGATTTCAACCTCAAACTCATCAACAAAGGGGACCAGCTTCTGGTACAGTTACCATCCCAGAGGATGAAAATGGCTGGTGACTACACAGTTTCCACCATGGTTACTGGATCAGCAGTGGTTCAGGCTATTATCGACACTTTCAACGTAGACAAGTTCGATGCATCAGCTATAAAAACCGCTGTTTTAGGTAAATACCCACAGTCAGTTGATTTTTCAGGTGCTAATGTCAGTGCTTTACTTGGCCCACCACAGATGCTGGAAGGTATGGGTTACGGTCTGCGAAACATCATGGCCAACCACGTGGTAGCCATAACCAAGAAAAACACATTAAACGCAGTAGCTTTATCATCACTCCTGGAACAAACAGCAAACTTTGAAATGGGTGATGCTATAGGTGCATTTGAAAGATTCCACCTCCTAGGACTAGCTTACCAGGGTTTAAACGCCAACAATCTGGTATTCGATCTGGTTAAACAGAATGGTAAAGGAACCGTTGGAACTGTCGTAACCTCACTGGTAGAAAGAGCAGTTGATGACGGAGTTATCAAAGTGGCCAAAACCATGCCATCAGGATACAGCATCTACGAACCAGTAGACTGGGCATTATGGAATGCATACGCAGCAGCAGGACTCATGAGTTCCGTTATTGTTAACATCGGTGCTTCCAGAGCAGCTCAGGGAGTTGCATCCACCTTACTGTACTACAATGACATACTTGAATTTGAAACCAGCCTACCCGGTGTGGACTACGGTCGCGTAGAAGGAACCGGTGTGGGAATGAGCTTCTTCTCTCACTCCATTTATGGAGGAGGAGGTCCAGGTATCTTCCACGGAAACCACGTTGTAACCAGGCACAGTAAAGGATTTGCAGTGCCATGTACAGCAGCAGCAATGTGTATGGACGCCGGAACCCAGATGTTCTCCCCAGAAATGACATCCGGAATGGTTGGAAACATATACAGCGATATCGAATATTTCAAAGAGCCTCTTAAGTACATCGCTGACGGAGCTCGCGAAATAAAAGACCAGATATAA
- the mcrA gene encoding coenzyme-B sulfoethylthiotransferase subunit alpha, translating to MNNEKKLFLKALQSKFDEDPKENHTDFYCFGGWKQSPRKREFDEYAKKIEKERGIPFYNPDIGVPLGQRKLMAYKVSGTDTYVEGDDLHFCNNAAIQQLLDDIKRTIIVGMDTAHSVLEKRLGVEVTPETINEYMETINHALPGGAVVQEHMVEVHPGLVGDCYAKLFTGDDNLVDELDSRFVIDINKEFPEEQAKMLKDYIGNKTYQISRVPSLVVRTCDGGTVSRWSAMQIGMSFIAAYKLCAGEAAIADFSYAAKHADVISMGSILPARRARGPNEPGGISFGIMADMVQTSRISKDPAEVSLEVIAAAATIYDQIWLGSYMSGGVGFTQYATAAYTDDILDDFLYYGMEYVDGKYGICGTKATTEVVHDIAAEVTMYGLEQYDTPALLEDHFGGSQRAAVVSAAAGCSVAFATGNSNAGINGWYLSQILHKEVHSRLGFYGYDLQDQCGASNSLSIRSDEGLIHELRGPNYPNYAMNVGHQPEYAGIAQAPHAARGDAFCVNPLIKVAFADKDLGFDFAHPRKSIAKGALREFMPGGERDLIIPAL from the coding sequence ATGAACAATGAAAAGAAGCTCTTCTTAAAAGCTTTACAAAGTAAATTTGATGAAGACCCCAAAGAAAATCACACTGACTTTTACTGCTTCGGAGGCTGGAAACAGTCCCCTCGAAAAAGGGAATTCGATGAATACGCTAAAAAGATTGAAAAAGAAAGGGGCATCCCATTCTACAACCCAGATATAGGAGTACCACTGGGACAGCGTAAATTAATGGCCTACAAAGTTTCAGGAACCGACACCTACGTAGAAGGAGACGACCTGCACTTCTGTAACAACGCAGCCATCCAGCAACTCTTAGATGACATTAAAAGGACCATCATCGTGGGAATGGACACCGCTCACTCTGTTTTAGAAAAACGATTAGGTGTGGAAGTTACCCCAGAAACCATCAACGAATACATGGAAACCATCAACCACGCATTACCTGGTGGTGCAGTGGTTCAGGAACACATGGTAGAAGTTCACCCTGGTTTAGTAGGCGACTGTTACGCCAAACTCTTCACTGGTGATGACAACCTGGTCGATGAACTGGATTCCCGATTCGTAATTGATATCAACAAGGAATTCCCAGAAGAACAGGCTAAAATGCTCAAAGATTACATCGGTAACAAAACCTACCAGATCAGCAGAGTTCCTTCCCTAGTGGTCCGAACCTGTGACGGTGGTACTGTATCCCGATGGTCTGCAATGCAGATCGGTATGAGTTTCATCGCCGCGTACAAACTGTGCGCAGGTGAAGCAGCTATTGCTGATTTCTCATACGCAGCAAAACACGCTGACGTTATATCCATGGGAAGCATTCTCCCAGCACGAAGAGCAAGGGGACCAAACGAACCTGGAGGTATTTCCTTCGGTATAATGGCCGATATGGTACAGACTTCCAGAATTTCAAAAGACCCAGCAGAAGTATCTCTGGAAGTTATTGCTGCAGCAGCCACTATCTACGACCAGATCTGGCTCGGTTCATACATGTCTGGTGGAGTAGGTTTCACCCAGTACGCAACCGCAGCTTACACCGACGATATACTGGACGACTTCCTCTACTACGGAATGGAATACGTTGACGGTAAATACGGTATCTGTGGAACCAAAGCAACCACTGAAGTGGTTCACGACATAGCCGCAGAAGTAACCATGTACGGACTCGAACAGTACGACACCCCAGCTCTCCTGGAAGACCACTTCGGAGGTTCACAGAGAGCTGCTGTTGTTTCAGCTGCTGCAGGATGTTCCGTTGCCTTTGCAACCGGAAACTCCAACGCAGGAATCAACGGATGGTACTTAAGCCAGATTCTACACAAAGAAGTGCACAGCAGATTAGGTTTCTACGGTTACGACCTGCAGGACCAGTGTGGAGCATCCAACTCTCTCTCCATCAGGAGCGACGAAGGTTTAATCCACGAACTACGTGGTCCTAACTACCCTAACTACGCAATGAACGTTGGTCACCAGCCAGAATACGCAGGTATTGCTCAGGCACCTCACGCAGCTCGAGGAGACGCATTCTGTGTCAACCCTCTGATAAAAGTTGCATTTGCTGACAAGGACCTGGGATTCGACTTCGCACACCCAAGGAAATCCATCGCCAAAGGTGCACTACGCGAATTCATGCCTGGCGGAGAAAGGGACTTAATCATTCCTGCTTTATAA
- the mcrG gene encoding coenzyme-B sulfoethylthiotransferase subunit gamma: MSYKPQYTPGETKIAQNRRNHMDPDFEMKTIRSINDEDIVSVLGHRNPGESYKSVHPPLDEMDFDEDLMKDLVEPIPGAKEGGRTRYIQFTDSMYNAPAHPYDRARTYMSRFRGVDTGTLSGRQVIEIRELDLEKISKTLLETEFFDPAKTGLRGATVHGHSLRLDENGLMFDALQRYVYNEETGKVSYVKDQVGRPLDTPVDVGEPLDEDHLKEITTIYRSDNVSMREDKEALEAVLTIHEARTDGGYGLGVFKNDLKAKLGDDK; this comes from the coding sequence ATGTCATACAAACCCCAGTACACCCCTGGAGAAACAAAAATAGCTCAAAACCGTAGGAACCACATGGATCCTGATTTTGAGATGAAAACCATCAGAAGTATTAATGATGAAGATATTGTTAGCGTTTTAGGTCACAGAAATCCTGGAGAAAGCTACAAATCAGTGCACCCTCCATTAGATGAAATGGATTTCGACGAAGACCTGATGAAAGATCTGGTAGAACCTATCCCTGGAGCAAAAGAAGGTGGAAGGACCCGATACATTCAATTTACAGATTCAATGTACAACGCTCCTGCACACCCTTACGACCGGGCCCGAACTTACATGTCCCGATTCCGAGGAGTGGACACCGGAACCCTATCCGGACGACAGGTTATTGAAATCCGAGAACTGGATCTGGAAAAAATTTCAAAAACATTACTGGAAACCGAATTCTTCGACCCAGCAAAAACTGGTCTAAGAGGAGCAACTGTACACGGACACTCCCTAAGGCTGGATGAAAACGGACTGATGTTCGATGCTCTGCAGAGATACGTCTACAACGAAGAAACCGGCAAAGTATCCTATGTTAAAGATCAAGTAGGACGACCACTGGACACCCCTGTAGATGTAGGAGAACCACTGGACGAAGACCACCTCAAAGAAATCACCACCATCTACCGCAGCGACAACGTGAGTATGAGAGAAGACAAAGAAGCTCTTGAAGCAGTTTTAACTATTCACGAAGCCCGAACTGACGGTGGATACGGATTAGGAGTTTTCAAAAACGATTTAAAAGCAAAACTGGGTGATGACAAATGA
- a CDS encoding TetR/AcrR family transcriptional regulator, producing the protein MSIKEIKKREKEQRRNYILDEAEKLFFSRDYDQVSMNQIAQEVELNKATLYLYFKNKESIYFAIILRGVRIFKEMLKKKVQLGKTGLGKLEEAGRAYFEFYQDHPDYHDAYLYFKSRRFKGSTDEYALQIEALTGDLMIIICNSIQEGIEDCTIREDVKPIEVAVFVAVTAERIVGLGPNTLKVLESQGITHEQFIEDSMDLWKHMVIETTRK; encoded by the coding sequence TTGTCAATCAAAGAAATCAAAAAACGTGAAAAGGAACAAAGGCGTAATTACATCCTGGATGAGGCGGAAAAATTATTTTTCTCCAGGGATTACGACCAGGTCTCCATGAACCAGATAGCCCAGGAAGTTGAACTCAACAAAGCCACCCTTTACCTATATTTCAAGAACAAAGAATCCATTTATTTTGCCATTATTCTTAGAGGCGTTCGAATTTTCAAGGAAATGCTCAAAAAAAAGGTTCAATTGGGAAAAACAGGATTGGGCAAACTTGAAGAGGCCGGCCGTGCCTACTTTGAATTTTATCAGGACCATCCAGATTACCATGACGCTTACCTTTATTTTAAATCAAGAAGATTCAAGGGTAGTACTGATGAATACGCCCTTCAAATAGAAGCTTTAACTGGAGACCTGATGATCATCATCTGCAACTCCATCCAGGAAGGTATTGAAGATTGCACCATCCGTGAAGATGTTAAACCCATAGAAGTAGCTGTTTTTGTGGCGGTAACTGCAGAAAGAATTGTGGGATTGGGCCCTAACACTTTAAAAGTTCTGGAAAGTCAGGGCATTACTCATGAACAGTTCATTGAGGACTCCATGGACCTGTGGAAACACATGGTTATTGAGACCACCAGGAAATAA
- a CDS encoding 4Fe-4S binding protein, which produces MIVKEWCMYCGECAGVCPRNLIQVRELTLEFNREECKDCKICIQVCPVKALEEEVV; this is translated from the coding sequence ATGATAGTTAAAGAATGGTGCATGTACTGTGGGGAATGTGCGGGCGTTTGCCCTCGGAATCTCATTCAGGTGCGAGAACTAACACTGGAATTCAACAGAGAAGAATGTAAAGATTGTAAAATTTGTATTCAGGTATGCCCGGTTAAGGCCCTGGAGGAAGAGGTGGTTTAA